In Yersinia enterocolitica subsp. enterocolitica, one DNA window encodes the following:
- a CDS encoding MIP/aquaporin family protein produces MSQTASSTLKGQCIAEFLGTALLIFFGVGCVAALKLAGASFGQWEISIIWGLGVAMAIYLTAAISGAHLNPAVTIALWLFACFDRRKVLPYIVAQVAGAFCAAALVFGLYYNLFIDFEQTHQIARGSVESLNLAGIFSTYPNPHISVFQAFLVETVITAILMCLILALTDDGNGIPRGPLAPLLIGILIAVIGGSMGPLTGFALNPARDFGPKLFAYFAGWGEVAFTGGRDIPYFLVPIFGPIVGALVGAFGYRALIGRHLPCDVCVADDEETTVTTTERKA; encoded by the coding sequence ATGAGCCAAACCGCTAGTTCGACCTTGAAGGGCCAATGTATCGCGGAGTTTCTCGGTACTGCTCTACTCATCTTTTTTGGTGTGGGCTGTGTCGCTGCATTAAAGTTGGCTGGGGCCAGTTTTGGGCAGTGGGAAATTAGTATCATTTGGGGCCTGGGTGTTGCCATGGCCATCTATTTAACCGCAGCCATTTCAGGCGCTCATCTTAATCCGGCAGTCACCATTGCATTGTGGTTATTTGCCTGCTTCGATCGCCGTAAAGTTCTCCCTTACATTGTGGCACAAGTTGCCGGTGCATTTTGTGCCGCAGCCTTAGTGTTCGGCCTTTACTACAACCTGTTTATCGATTTTGAACAGACTCATCAGATAGCACGCGGCAGTGTTGAGAGTCTGAATCTGGCCGGTATTTTTTCTACTTATCCCAATCCGCACATTTCTGTTTTCCAGGCATTCCTGGTTGAAACTGTTATTACCGCAATTTTGATGTGTCTGATCCTGGCGCTGACTGATGATGGCAACGGTATTCCGCGCGGCCCATTGGCGCCCCTGCTGATTGGCATTTTGATTGCCGTTATCGGCGGCTCAATGGGGCCATTGACTGGGTTCGCCTTAAACCCAGCACGTGACTTTGGTCCAAAGCTATTTGCTTATTTTGCTGGCTGGGGCGAGGTTGCCTTCACTGGCGGGCGTGACATTCCTTACTTCCTGGTACCCATCTTTGGGCCTATTGTTGGCGCATTGGTAGGTGCATTTGGCTATCGCGCCCTGATTGGTCGCCATTTGCCATGCGATGTCTGTGTCGCTGACGATGAAGAAACCACGGTTACGACCACAGAACGCAAAGCGTAA
- the zapB gene encoding septal ring assembly protein ZapB, giving the protein MSFEVFEKLEVKVQQAIDTITLLQMEIEELKEKNNTLSQEVQEAAGGREALVRENEQLKQEQHVWQDRLRALLGKMEEV; this is encoded by the coding sequence ATGTCATTTGAAGTATTTGAGAAATTGGAAGTTAAAGTTCAGCAGGCGATTGATACCATCACTTTGTTACAGATGGAAATTGAAGAGCTGAAAGAGAAAAATAACACCCTGTCCCAAGAAGTTCAGGAAGCGGCTGGTGGCCGTGAAGCGTTAGTGCGCGAAAATGAGCAACTGAAACAAGAACAGCATGTGTGGCAGGATCGTCTGCGGGCACTGTTGGGAAAGATGGAAGAAGTCTAA
- the rraA gene encoding ribonuclease E activity regulator RraA, which translates to MKYDTSDLCDIYHEEVNVVEPLFSNFGGRTSFGGKITTVKCFEDNGLLFDLLEENGLGRVLVVDGGGSVRRALINAELADLALKNEWEGIVVYGAVRQVDELAELDIGIQAMAAIPVGAADEGIGESDIRVNFGGVTFFSGDHLYADNTGIILSEEPLDIE; encoded by the coding sequence ATGAAATATGATACTTCCGATCTCTGTGATATCTATCATGAAGAGGTAAATGTGGTAGAACCACTGTTCTCCAATTTTGGCGGACGTACTTCATTTGGTGGCAAGATAACCACTGTAAAATGTTTCGAAGATAACGGCTTGTTGTTTGACCTACTCGAAGAAAATGGTCTTGGCCGTGTGTTAGTTGTCGATGGCGGTGGCTCAGTGCGCCGTGCATTAATCAATGCTGAACTTGCTGATTTAGCATTGAAAAACGAGTGGGAAGGAATTGTTGTTTACGGCGCTGTTCGTCAGGTTGATGAACTGGCCGAATTGGATATTGGTATCCAGGCGATGGCCGCAATTCCAGTCGGTGCTGCAGATGAGGGTATTGGTGAAAGCGATATCCGCGTTAATTTTGGTGGGGTGACATTCTTCTCCGGTGACCACTTGTATGCAGACAACACCGGGATCATCTTGTCAGAAGAACCTTTGGATATTGAATAG
- a CDS encoding 1,4-dihydroxy-2-naphthoate polyprenyltransferase — MSQSTNTRLTSTSQTQAWLESLRPRTLPLAFASIVTGSALAVWLDSFKPAVALLALLTAGLLQILSNLANDYGDAIKGSDTEERIGPLRGMQKGIITRHQMKVALIITVSLTVISGIALIAVACEKPSDVLGFLLLGLMAIVAAITYTVGSKPYGYMGLGDISVLVFFGWLSVAGTYYLQAGHFDSIVMLPATACGLLATAVLNINNLRDIENDKANGKNTLAVRLGPVVARYYHALLILAAIFCLTLFNILYLHSWAGWIFVLAIPLLARHALFVLREPTAAGMRPMLEHMVKAALLTNILFAIGLVLS; from the coding sequence ATGAGCCAATCAACTAATACCCGCTTAACCAGCACCAGCCAGACCCAGGCTTGGCTGGAAAGCCTGCGGCCAAGAACATTGCCACTGGCCTTTGCCTCTATCGTTACCGGTTCAGCGCTGGCTGTCTGGCTCGATAGTTTCAAGCCAGCAGTCGCATTACTCGCCCTATTAACCGCCGGCCTGCTGCAAATTTTGTCCAATCTCGCCAATGATTATGGCGATGCCATCAAGGGCAGTGATACCGAAGAACGTATCGGGCCATTGCGCGGTATGCAAAAAGGGATAATTACACGCCACCAGATGAAAGTCGCGCTAATCATCACTGTGAGTCTGACCGTTATCTCAGGTATCGCACTCATTGCCGTGGCTTGTGAAAAACCCAGCGACGTTTTAGGCTTTTTACTGCTCGGGCTGATGGCGATTGTGGCTGCAATTACCTACACCGTGGGTAGCAAACCCTATGGCTATATGGGGTTAGGTGATATCTCGGTATTAGTATTCTTCGGCTGGCTGAGTGTCGCCGGAACTTACTATCTTCAGGCTGGCCACTTTGACAGTATCGTCATGCTACCGGCTACCGCCTGTGGTTTATTGGCAACAGCCGTTTTGAATATTAATAATTTGCGCGATATCGAAAATGACAAAGCAAATGGCAAAAACACATTGGCAGTGCGTTTAGGCCCGGTTGTTGCACGTTATTACCATGCCCTGCTGATTTTAGCGGCTATTTTCTGCCTGACATTATTCAACATTCTTTATCTGCATAGCTGGGCGGGTTGGATCTTTGTGCTGGCCATTCCCTTGCTAGCCAGACACGCGCTGTTTGTACTGCGTGAGCCAACCGCCGCTGGCATGCGCCCAATGCTCGAACATATGGTCAAAGCCGCGCTACTGACCAATATCCTGTTTGCTATTGGTCTGGTGCTAAGTTAA
- the hslU gene encoding HslU--HslV peptidase ATPase subunit has product MSEMTPREIVSELDSYIIGQDKAKRAVAIALRNRWRRMQLNEELRHEVTPKNILMIGPTGVGKTEIARRLAKLANAPFIKVEATKFTEVGYVGKEVDSIIRDLTDAAVKMVRHQSIEKMRYRAEELAEERILDVLIPPAKNNWGQPEETQEPSPTRQAFRKKLREGQLDDKEIEIDLAAAPVGVEIMAPPGMEEMTNQLQSMFQNIAGQKQKPRKIKIKEAFKLLIEEEAAKLVNPEELKQQAIDAVEQHGIVFIDEIDKICKRGQTSGPDVSREGVQRDLLPLVEGCTVSTKHGMVKTDHILFIASGAFQVSSPSDLIPELQGRLPIRVELQALTTDDFERILTEPSASLTEQYKALMATEGVTVEFTREGIRKIAEAAWQVNERTENIGARRLHTVLERLMEDISYDASESNGQSITIDAAYVGKHLDELVADEDLSRFIL; this is encoded by the coding sequence GTCGGATGCAGCTTAACGAAGAGCTGCGCCACGAAGTTACCCCTAAAAACATTCTGATGATCGGCCCAACCGGTGTGGGTAAAACTGAAATTGCCCGCCGTCTGGCAAAACTGGCCAATGCACCGTTCATCAAAGTAGAAGCGACCAAATTCACCGAAGTTGGCTATGTTGGTAAAGAAGTGGATTCTATTATCCGCGATCTGACCGATGCAGCAGTAAAAATGGTTCGTCATCAATCCATTGAAAAAATGCGTTACCGGGCAGAAGAGCTGGCCGAAGAACGTATTCTGGATGTGTTAATCCCGCCAGCCAAGAATAACTGGGGCCAGCCGGAAGAAACCCAAGAGCCATCCCCGACGCGTCAAGCTTTTCGCAAGAAACTGCGTGAAGGTCAGTTGGATGACAAAGAGATTGAAATCGATCTCGCGGCTGCACCGGTCGGTGTCGAAATCATGGCTCCTCCTGGCATGGAAGAGATGACTAACCAGTTACAATCCATGTTCCAGAATATTGCGGGGCAGAAACAAAAGCCGCGCAAAATCAAAATCAAAGAAGCATTTAAACTGCTAATTGAAGAAGAAGCGGCGAAACTGGTTAATCCAGAGGAGCTGAAACAGCAGGCGATTGATGCGGTCGAGCAGCACGGGATCGTATTTATCGACGAAATCGATAAAATCTGTAAACGCGGCCAGACGTCAGGCCCAGATGTGTCTCGCGAAGGGGTACAGCGTGACTTGCTGCCATTGGTAGAAGGTTGCACCGTATCAACCAAACACGGCATGGTGAAAACTGACCATATCCTGTTTATTGCCTCCGGCGCATTCCAGGTCTCCAGTCCGTCAGACCTTATCCCTGAATTGCAAGGTCGTTTGCCAATTCGGGTAGAATTGCAGGCCCTGACAACAGATGATTTTGAGCGCATTCTGACCGAACCGAGTGCTTCGCTAACTGAGCAGTATAAAGCGCTGATGGCAACTGAAGGGGTGACTGTCGAGTTTACCCGTGAAGGTATCCGCAAAATCGCTGAAGCGGCATGGCAGGTTAACGAGCGTACCGAGAACATCGGTGCACGCCGTTTGCATACTGTGCTGGAACGTCTAATGGAGGATATCTCTTATGACGCCAGCGAGAGCAATGGTCAATCCATAACTATTGATGCGGCATATGTCGGTAAGCACCTGGATGAGTTGGTTGCAGATGAAGATCTGAGTCGTTTTATCCTATAA